A single region of the Sphaeramia orbicularis chromosome 6, fSphaOr1.1, whole genome shotgun sequence genome encodes:
- the syt8 gene encoding synaptotagmin VIII isoform X4 produces the protein MPTVHASSNSSYHMSPNSSHHLSPNSSHHVSPNSSHHLSPNSSHHVSPSSSHPPTHPTTIHPFTNLTTTFHPYTNTTVNPIVSAITGFFNNLLDHIPLPRWAIYTIFACGGLLILLILLCICIKCCCRGKKKKQKKDEQIGLKGVNGNTTTALIQPDAADMNYGSAKKQRGKLLYSLEYNAAQTELTVGIKQADNLKAMDLGGSSDPYVKIYICPDKTKTCETKVFRNTLKPVFNEQFTFQITKSSLLKSTVVMQVFDFNRFSKHEIIGEIRLQLGSIDWNHVIEEWQDLAEPAKFEEENLGEICFSLRYVPTANKLTVVILEAKNLKSMDIGGTSDPYVKVQLALDKRKWKKRKTSIKKKTLNPYYNESFTFTVTFEQIQKVNLVISVWDHDSMSRNDTMGKIFLGCDATGNQLRHWADMLSNPRRPVAQWHSLISAEQVNSTLALKKKIPIPNKMPF, from the exons atGCCGACCGTCCATGCATCATCAAACTCATCTTACCATATGTCACCAAATTCATCACATCATCTGTCACCAAATTCATCCCATCATGTGTCACCAAATTCATCACATCATCTGTCACCGAATTCATCCCATCATGTGTCACCAAGCTCATCTCACCCACCAACGCACCCAACAACCATCCACCCCTTCACTAACCTTACCACCACCTTCCACCCCTATACTAACACCACAGTTAATCCAATTGTTTCTGCTATTACTGGCTTCTTCAACAACCTCCTGGACCACATCCCCT TGCCTCGATGGGCAATCTATACCATCTTTGCATGTGGTGGGCTGCTCATTCTGCTGATCCTTCTTTGTATCTGCATCAAATGCTGCTGCAGAggcaagaagaagaaacagaagaaagatGAGCAAATAGGTCTGAAGGGAGTGAATGGAAATACCACTACAGCTCTG ATTCAGCCAGATGCAGCAGATATGAATTATGGATCAGCCAAAAAGCAAAGAGGGAAGTTGCTTTACTCTCTGGAGTACAATGCCGCCCAGACTGAG CTCACAGTGGGAATCAAACAGGCAGACAACCTGAAGGCCATGGACCTGGGAGGGAGCTCCGACCCGTATGTCAAAATCTACATCTGTCCggacaaaacaaaaacctgtgaGACCAAAGTGTTCAGAAACACACTGAAACCGGTCTTCAATGAGCAGTTCACATTCCAG ATAACCAAGTCGTCTCTCCTGAAGTCGACTGTGGTGATGCAGGTATTCGACTTCAACAGATTCTCCAAACATGAAATCATCGGTGAGATCAGGCTGCAGCTCGGCAGCATAGACTGGAACCACGTCATTGAAGAGTGGCAGGACCTCGCAGAGCCTGCGAAATTTGAG gaagaaaatctgggggAGATCTGCTTCTCTCTGCGTTATGTTCCCACTGCTAATAAACTGACTGTGGTGATCCTGGAGGCCAAAAACCTGAAGAGCATGGACATCGGAGGAACCTCGG ATCCTTACGTGAAAGTGCAGTTAGCGCTTGACAAgaggaaatggaaaaaacggaaGACGTCCATTAAGAAGAAGACACTGAATCCATATTATAATGAGTCCTTCACTTTCACTGTGACGTTTGAACAAATCCAG AAAGTGAATCTGGTGATCTCTGTGTGGGACCATGATTCCATGTCCCGGAACGACACCATGGGAAAGATCTTCCTGGGCTGTGACGCCACTGGGAACCAGCTGAGGCACTGGGCCGACATGTTGTCCAACCCGCGGCGTCCGGTCGCTCAGTGGCACAGCCTGATTTCAGCCGAGCAGGTCAATTCCACCCTGGCTCTGAAAAAGAAGATTCCCATCCCCAACAAAATGCCTTTCTGA
- the syt8 gene encoding synaptotagmin VIII isoform X3, with protein MPRWAIYTIFACGGLLILLILLCICIKCCCRGKKKKQKKDEQIGLKGVNGNTTTALIQPDAADMNYGSAKKQRGKLLYSLEYNAAQTELTVGIKQADNLKAMDLGGSSDPYVKIYICPDKTKTCETKVFRNTLKPVFNEQFTFQITKSSLLKSTVVMQVFDFNRFSKHEIIGEIRLQLGSIDWNHVIEEWQDLAEPAKFEEENLGEICFSLRYVPTANKLTVVILEAKNLKSMDIGGTSDPYVKVQLALDKRKWKKRKTSIKKKTLNPYYNESFTFTVTFEQIQKVNLVISVWDHDSMSRNDTMGKIFLGCDATGNQLRHWADMLSNPRRPVAQWHSLISAEQVNSTLALKKKIPIPNKMPF; from the exons A TGCCTCGATGGGCAATCTATACCATCTTTGCATGTGGTGGGCTGCTCATTCTGCTGATCCTTCTTTGTATCTGCATCAAATGCTGCTGCAGAggcaagaagaagaaacagaagaaagatGAGCAAATAGGTCTGAAGGGAGTGAATGGAAATACCACTACAGCTCTG ATTCAGCCAGATGCAGCAGATATGAATTATGGATCAGCCAAAAAGCAAAGAGGGAAGTTGCTTTACTCTCTGGAGTACAATGCCGCCCAGACTGAG CTCACAGTGGGAATCAAACAGGCAGACAACCTGAAGGCCATGGACCTGGGAGGGAGCTCCGACCCGTATGTCAAAATCTACATCTGTCCggacaaaacaaaaacctgtgaGACCAAAGTGTTCAGAAACACACTGAAACCGGTCTTCAATGAGCAGTTCACATTCCAG ATAACCAAGTCGTCTCTCCTGAAGTCGACTGTGGTGATGCAGGTATTCGACTTCAACAGATTCTCCAAACATGAAATCATCGGTGAGATCAGGCTGCAGCTCGGCAGCATAGACTGGAACCACGTCATTGAAGAGTGGCAGGACCTCGCAGAGCCTGCGAAATTTGAG gaagaaaatctgggggAGATCTGCTTCTCTCTGCGTTATGTTCCCACTGCTAATAAACTGACTGTGGTGATCCTGGAGGCCAAAAACCTGAAGAGCATGGACATCGGAGGAACCTCGG ATCCTTACGTGAAAGTGCAGTTAGCGCTTGACAAgaggaaatggaaaaaacggaaGACGTCCATTAAGAAGAAGACACTGAATCCATATTATAATGAGTCCTTCACTTTCACTGTGACGTTTGAACAAATCCAG AAAGTGAATCTGGTGATCTCTGTGTGGGACCATGATTCCATGTCCCGGAACGACACCATGGGAAAGATCTTCCTGGGCTGTGACGCCACTGGGAACCAGCTGAGGCACTGGGCCGACATGTTGTCCAACCCGCGGCGTCCGGTCGCTCAGTGGCACAGCCTGATTTCAGCCGAGCAGGTCAATTCCACCCTGGCTCTGAAAAAGAAGATTCCCATCCCCAACAAAATGCCTTTCTGA
- the syt8 gene encoding synaptotagmin VIII isoform X2 — protein sequence MLPRWAIYTIFACGGLLILLILLCICIKCCCRGKKKKQKKDEQIGLKGVNGNTTTALIQPDAADMNYGSAKKQRGKLLYSLEYNAAQTELTVGIKQADNLKAMDLGGSSDPYVKIYICPDKTKTCETKVFRNTLKPVFNEQFTFQITKSSLLKSTVVMQVFDFNRFSKHEIIGEIRLQLGSIDWNHVIEEWQDLAEPAKFEEENLGEICFSLRYVPTANKLTVVILEAKNLKSMDIGGTSDPYVKVQLALDKRKWKKRKTSIKKKTLNPYYNESFTFTVTFEQIQKVNLVISVWDHDSMSRNDTMGKIFLGCDATGNQLRHWADMLSNPRRPVAQWHSLISAEQVNSTLALKKKIPIPNKMPF from the exons TGCCTCGATGGGCAATCTATACCATCTTTGCATGTGGTGGGCTGCTCATTCTGCTGATCCTTCTTTGTATCTGCATCAAATGCTGCTGCAGAggcaagaagaagaaacagaagaaagatGAGCAAATAGGTCTGAAGGGAGTGAATGGAAATACCACTACAGCTCTG ATTCAGCCAGATGCAGCAGATATGAATTATGGATCAGCCAAAAAGCAAAGAGGGAAGTTGCTTTACTCTCTGGAGTACAATGCCGCCCAGACTGAG CTCACAGTGGGAATCAAACAGGCAGACAACCTGAAGGCCATGGACCTGGGAGGGAGCTCCGACCCGTATGTCAAAATCTACATCTGTCCggacaaaacaaaaacctgtgaGACCAAAGTGTTCAGAAACACACTGAAACCGGTCTTCAATGAGCAGTTCACATTCCAG ATAACCAAGTCGTCTCTCCTGAAGTCGACTGTGGTGATGCAGGTATTCGACTTCAACAGATTCTCCAAACATGAAATCATCGGTGAGATCAGGCTGCAGCTCGGCAGCATAGACTGGAACCACGTCATTGAAGAGTGGCAGGACCTCGCAGAGCCTGCGAAATTTGAG gaagaaaatctgggggAGATCTGCTTCTCTCTGCGTTATGTTCCCACTGCTAATAAACTGACTGTGGTGATCCTGGAGGCCAAAAACCTGAAGAGCATGGACATCGGAGGAACCTCGG ATCCTTACGTGAAAGTGCAGTTAGCGCTTGACAAgaggaaatggaaaaaacggaaGACGTCCATTAAGAAGAAGACACTGAATCCATATTATAATGAGTCCTTCACTTTCACTGTGACGTTTGAACAAATCCAG AAAGTGAATCTGGTGATCTCTGTGTGGGACCATGATTCCATGTCCCGGAACGACACCATGGGAAAGATCTTCCTGGGCTGTGACGCCACTGGGAACCAGCTGAGGCACTGGGCCGACATGTTGTCCAACCCGCGGCGTCCGGTCGCTCAGTGGCACAGCCTGATTTCAGCCGAGCAGGTCAATTCCACCCTGGCTCTGAAAAAGAAGATTCCCATCCCCAACAAAATGCCTTTCTGA
- the syt8 gene encoding synaptotagmin VIII isoform X1 encodes MSPLFIFLIMPTVHASSNSSYHMSPNSSHHLSPNSSHHVSPNSSHHLSPNSSHHVSPSSSHPPTHPTTIHPFTNLTTTFHPYTNTTVNPIVSAITGFFNNLLDHIPLPRWAIYTIFACGGLLILLILLCICIKCCCRGKKKKQKKDEQIGLKGVNGNTTTALIQPDAADMNYGSAKKQRGKLLYSLEYNAAQTELTVGIKQADNLKAMDLGGSSDPYVKIYICPDKTKTCETKVFRNTLKPVFNEQFTFQITKSSLLKSTVVMQVFDFNRFSKHEIIGEIRLQLGSIDWNHVIEEWQDLAEPAKFEEENLGEICFSLRYVPTANKLTVVILEAKNLKSMDIGGTSDPYVKVQLALDKRKWKKRKTSIKKKTLNPYYNESFTFTVTFEQIQKVNLVISVWDHDSMSRNDTMGKIFLGCDATGNQLRHWADMLSNPRRPVAQWHSLISAEQVNSTLALKKKIPIPNKMPF; translated from the exons CTcctctcttcatcttcctcatcatGCCGACCGTCCATGCATCATCAAACTCATCTTACCATATGTCACCAAATTCATCACATCATCTGTCACCAAATTCATCCCATCATGTGTCACCAAATTCATCACATCATCTGTCACCGAATTCATCCCATCATGTGTCACCAAGCTCATCTCACCCACCAACGCACCCAACAACCATCCACCCCTTCACTAACCTTACCACCACCTTCCACCCCTATACTAACACCACAGTTAATCCAATTGTTTCTGCTATTACTGGCTTCTTCAACAACCTCCTGGACCACATCCCCT TGCCTCGATGGGCAATCTATACCATCTTTGCATGTGGTGGGCTGCTCATTCTGCTGATCCTTCTTTGTATCTGCATCAAATGCTGCTGCAGAggcaagaagaagaaacagaagaaagatGAGCAAATAGGTCTGAAGGGAGTGAATGGAAATACCACTACAGCTCTG ATTCAGCCAGATGCAGCAGATATGAATTATGGATCAGCCAAAAAGCAAAGAGGGAAGTTGCTTTACTCTCTGGAGTACAATGCCGCCCAGACTGAG CTCACAGTGGGAATCAAACAGGCAGACAACCTGAAGGCCATGGACCTGGGAGGGAGCTCCGACCCGTATGTCAAAATCTACATCTGTCCggacaaaacaaaaacctgtgaGACCAAAGTGTTCAGAAACACACTGAAACCGGTCTTCAATGAGCAGTTCACATTCCAG ATAACCAAGTCGTCTCTCCTGAAGTCGACTGTGGTGATGCAGGTATTCGACTTCAACAGATTCTCCAAACATGAAATCATCGGTGAGATCAGGCTGCAGCTCGGCAGCATAGACTGGAACCACGTCATTGAAGAGTGGCAGGACCTCGCAGAGCCTGCGAAATTTGAG gaagaaaatctgggggAGATCTGCTTCTCTCTGCGTTATGTTCCCACTGCTAATAAACTGACTGTGGTGATCCTGGAGGCCAAAAACCTGAAGAGCATGGACATCGGAGGAACCTCGG ATCCTTACGTGAAAGTGCAGTTAGCGCTTGACAAgaggaaatggaaaaaacggaaGACGTCCATTAAGAAGAAGACACTGAATCCATATTATAATGAGTCCTTCACTTTCACTGTGACGTTTGAACAAATCCAG AAAGTGAATCTGGTGATCTCTGTGTGGGACCATGATTCCATGTCCCGGAACGACACCATGGGAAAGATCTTCCTGGGCTGTGACGCCACTGGGAACCAGCTGAGGCACTGGGCCGACATGTTGTCCAACCCGCGGCGTCCGGTCGCTCAGTGGCACAGCCTGATTTCAGCCGAGCAGGTCAATTCCACCCTGGCTCTGAAAAAGAAGATTCCCATCCCCAACAAAATGCCTTTCTGA